From a single Pseudalkalibacillus hwajinpoensis genomic region:
- a CDS encoding LacI family DNA-binding transcriptional regulator, which produces MKPVTMADVAKKAQVSKSTVSQYLNKRYDYMSEKTKLRVEEAIKDLGYQPNIVARSLKQKSTKTIGVIVANILHTFSTEVSRAVEDACHGEDFHTIICNADDDPVKEKRYIEMLRAKQVDGLIIFPTGDNRELYKKMLDENYPLVFLDRSVPDIPASSIMLNNEKASELAVDHFVRKGHKHIAIMTTSFIDNISPRYERVEGYKKALHSRDIEIKEEYIQCVEPDLIASSLKEMLALPMPPDCIIAGNDFVLKEVLRFSKQQSLNIPDDLSVIGIDDVPYASFYTPPITAVAQPTFKMGKMAAELLLDKINKNKMKDNQPEYRFEPKLMIRESVY; this is translated from the coding sequence ATGAAACCTGTAACTATGGCAGATGTTGCAAAAAAGGCGCAAGTATCGAAGAGCACAGTTTCTCAATATTTAAATAAACGTTATGACTATATGAGTGAAAAGACTAAATTAAGAGTTGAAGAGGCCATTAAAGATCTTGGTTACCAACCAAACATCGTAGCAAGAAGCTTAAAACAAAAGTCAACGAAAACGATTGGGGTTATCGTTGCCAACATCCTTCATACTTTCTCAACAGAAGTAAGCAGAGCTGTGGAGGATGCGTGTCATGGAGAAGATTTTCACACAATCATCTGTAATGCTGATGATGATCCAGTAAAGGAAAAGCGTTATATAGAGATGCTCCGTGCCAAACAAGTTGACGGATTGATTATCTTTCCTACTGGTGACAACCGAGAACTCTACAAAAAAATGCTGGATGAGAATTATCCGCTCGTCTTTCTAGATCGTTCAGTTCCGGATATTCCCGCATCTTCCATAATGCTTAACAATGAAAAAGCTTCTGAATTAGCTGTTGATCATTTTGTTCGTAAAGGTCATAAGCATATCGCCATCATGACCACGTCTTTTATAGATAACATTTCTCCACGGTATGAGCGGGTAGAAGGTTATAAAAAAGCCTTACACTCTCGGGATATTGAAATAAAAGAAGAGTACATCCAATGTGTAGAGCCGGATCTAATTGCTTCATCACTTAAAGAAATGTTAGCACTCCCAATGCCTCCAGATTGTATTATTGCTGGTAATGATTTCGTGCTAAAAGAGGTGCTTCGATTTTCTAAGCAGCAATCCTTGAATATTCCAGATGACTTATCGGTAATCGGAATTGATGATGTGCCGTATGCAAGTTTTTACACTCCCCCAATTACGGCAGTAGCTCAGCCCACTTTTAAGATGGGTAAAATGGCAGCCGAGCTTTTGTTAGATAAAATCAATAAAAATAAGATGAAAGACAATCAGCCAGAATATCGTTTTGAACCTAAATTGATGATCAGAGAATCAGTTTACTAA
- a CDS encoding sugar kinase: protein MKKDVVTIGDAMITFDPSHHGPMRYASTFERKAGGAEFNFAIGCARLGLQTGWISRLGNDEFGKYIRNFARGEGIDVSEVQLLDQYSTSLNFKEIREDGSGRTFYYRHHSPTEALTEATLDEDILRSCKLLHITGVFAAINPDKNISLLKRAATIAKDNGAMITFDPNIRLKLWSREEAKRCLTDLLPYVDVLLTGEDEAELLFGVRDPEKIAQACQKYGISTIAIKKGENGACAFKNGDLVHAAPIPPKKVIDTVGAGDGFDAGFVYGLLNGWTLERTLKFSNAIGSLVVSVYGDNEGLPELGEVLAQLGEREFIER from the coding sequence ATGAAAAAAGATGTTGTTACAATTGGAGATGCGATGATCACATTTGATCCTTCACATCATGGGCCAATGCGGTATGCTTCCACTTTTGAGCGTAAAGCAGGTGGAGCTGAATTTAATTTCGCAATTGGATGTGCAAGGCTCGGTTTACAAACGGGATGGATCAGTCGATTAGGAAATGATGAGTTTGGAAAATACATTCGCAATTTTGCTAGAGGTGAGGGAATTGATGTTTCAGAAGTACAGTTACTGGATCAGTATTCCACTTCGTTAAATTTCAAGGAAATTAGAGAAGACGGTAGTGGAAGAACGTTCTATTATCGTCATCATTCACCTACTGAAGCACTGACAGAAGCCACTCTTGATGAAGATATATTGAGGAGTTGCAAGCTGTTACATATCACAGGTGTTTTTGCTGCAATTAACCCAGATAAGAATATTTCTCTTCTCAAGCGAGCTGCGACGATAGCAAAGGATAATGGAGCGATGATCACTTTCGACCCTAATATTCGTTTGAAATTGTGGTCTCGCGAAGAAGCAAAACGTTGCTTAACAGATCTCCTTCCTTACGTCGATGTCCTGCTTACAGGTGAAGATGAGGCAGAATTACTTTTCGGTGTCCGCGATCCCGAAAAAATTGCACAAGCTTGTCAAAAGTATGGGATCTCAACAATTGCAATAAAAAAAGGTGAAAACGGGGCTTGTGCTTTTAAAAATGGTGACCTTGTTCATGCCGCTCCAATTCCACCAAAAAAAGTGATCGATACCGTAGGGGCAGGAGACGGCTTCGATGCCGGTTTTGTGTATGGATTATTAAATGGATGGACCCTTGAAAGAACCCTTAAGTTCTCAAATGCAATTGGCTCTTTGGTTGTAAGCGTTTATGGAGATAATGAAGGGTTACCAGAACTAGGGGAAGTCCTTGCACAGCTTGGCGAAAGAGAATTTATTGAGAGGTGA
- a CDS encoding phosphotriesterase family protein — protein MIQTVRGEITPTDLGVCSAHEHLCIDLSRIKKDPDTILDDVGGMEEELRRFKASGGQAMVEVTNDGMGRDAELLCKLSETTGVHLIASTGFYKDPFLPEKSFSWNREDFAQHMMNEINNGIEGTEVYPGIIGEIGSSHNEIKPIEEELLTGAGIAAIETGLPVTTHTTLGTMGVEQVELYSKLGLTMDQLIIGHQDLNTDNGRVLAVVEAGAFVGFDTIGKNNYRPDEDRIRSILFLFEKGYGSKILLSADLTRKSHWHKHGGIGYDYVLNQFVPRLKESGLSDQDIHMLLIGNPARAFNRKAMKQI, from the coding sequence ATGATTCAGACAGTTAGAGGCGAAATCACTCCAACTGACCTTGGTGTATGTTCAGCACATGAACACCTTTGTATTGATTTATCACGTATTAAAAAAGACCCTGATACAATCCTTGATGATGTTGGAGGAATGGAAGAAGAGCTTCGCCGCTTTAAAGCTTCGGGCGGCCAGGCGATGGTAGAAGTTACGAACGATGGAATGGGGCGGGATGCGGAGCTTCTTTGCAAACTAAGTGAGACAACAGGCGTCCATCTTATCGCAAGTACAGGTTTCTACAAAGATCCTTTTCTTCCAGAGAAATCCTTTTCATGGAATCGTGAAGATTTTGCTCAACATATGATGAATGAAATAAACAATGGAATCGAAGGAACAGAGGTGTACCCAGGGATCATTGGCGAAATTGGCAGCAGTCATAACGAAATTAAACCTATTGAAGAAGAGCTTTTAACTGGTGCTGGAATCGCAGCCATTGAAACCGGTCTCCCTGTCACAACCCATACAACGCTTGGAACGATGGGAGTCGAGCAAGTTGAGCTTTATTCGAAGCTCGGATTGACGATGGATCAATTAATTATTGGACATCAGGACCTCAATACTGATAATGGACGGGTGCTTGCTGTTGTGGAAGCAGGAGCATTCGTAGGCTTTGATACGATTGGCAAGAATAATTATCGGCCCGACGAGGATCGCATACGTTCGATTCTATTCTTATTTGAAAAAGGTTATGGTTCAAAGATTTTGTTATCTGCAGATTTAACCAGAAAGTCTCACTGGCATAAGCATGGAGGAATTGGTTATGACTATGTCCTCAATCAGTTTGTCCCTCGCTTGAAAGAAAGTGGACTATCTGATCAAGACATTCACATGCTTCTTATAGGTAATCCAGCTCGAGCTTTCAATCGTAAAGCGATGAAGCAGATATGA
- a CDS encoding serine hydrolase, with translation MNKILVVMLVVLTISAPFFSKASAAAQSSKLSHGSPQGVGMDPSTLEQIDSVVQEALNNKVTPGAVVLVAKDGKIVKESAYGYAEKYDMGVLLENPRKMKKKTMFDLASVTKVMGTTQGIMKLVSEEKLSLNDRVAMYIPDFASNGKEEVTIADLLTHTSGLTPWQPTYFHAENSTEVLDYINALPLEYETGTDRRYSDFSFMMLGFVIEEISGQRLDEYLSENIYQPLKMKDTMFNPSDHLDNNIAATSWGNPFEYKMVDDPNFGYTVPEDAEDFKRWRNETLIGEVNDGNSYYANGGIAGHAGLFSTARDLAVLGQAMLNGGNYGKVELYDNSVIESFTMAQRFGQGYGWELNKSWYMGDKHSQSAFGHTGFTGTQVIFDPEYNLQIILLTNKQNNGPLESGSYPSTGGLSKQVVNIVYESIQ, from the coding sequence ATGAACAAAATACTTGTTGTGATGTTAGTGGTTCTTACAATTAGTGCACCGTTTTTTTCAAAAGCATCTGCCGCTGCACAAAGTTCAAAACTTAGTCATGGAAGTCCACAGGGTGTTGGGATGGACCCTTCAACTCTCGAACAGATTGATAGTGTTGTACAGGAAGCATTGAATAATAAGGTCACTCCCGGAGCGGTTGTGTTAGTTGCGAAGGATGGAAAGATTGTAAAGGAATCGGCATATGGGTATGCAGAGAAATATGACATGGGCGTACTTTTAGAAAATCCTCGCAAGATGAAAAAGAAAACAATGTTTGATCTTGCCTCAGTAACGAAAGTCATGGGTACGACACAGGGAATTATGAAGCTTGTTAGTGAGGAGAAGCTGTCTCTAAATGACCGCGTAGCCATGTACATCCCTGATTTCGCGTCTAATGGGAAAGAAGAGGTTACAATTGCTGACCTACTAACGCATACTTCTGGTTTAACGCCATGGCAGCCAACTTATTTTCACGCAGAGAATTCAACAGAAGTTCTGGACTATATTAACGCACTTCCACTTGAGTATGAAACAGGTACAGATCGTCGCTATAGCGATTTTAGCTTCATGATGCTTGGATTTGTTATTGAAGAAATAAGCGGTCAACGGCTTGATGAGTATCTTTCAGAGAATATCTACCAGCCCTTGAAAATGAAAGATACGATGTTTAACCCATCAGATCATCTAGATAATAATATTGCAGCAACGTCATGGGGAAATCCGTTTGAGTACAAAATGGTCGATGATCCTAATTTTGGGTATACAGTTCCAGAAGATGCTGAGGACTTCAAAAGATGGAGAAACGAGACACTTATTGGAGAAGTAAATGATGGGAATAGCTATTATGCAAATGGCGGCATTGCTGGACACGCAGGATTATTCTCTACGGCAAGGGACCTTGCTGTTCTTGGACAGGCTATGCTGAATGGCGGCAACTATGGAAAAGTTGAACTTTATGATAATAGTGTGATTGAATCATTCACTATGGCGCAGCGTTTTGGTCAGGGATATGGATGGGAACTCAATAAAAGCTGGTATATGGGTGATAAGCATTCACAATCTGCTTTCGGGCATACAGGTTTTACTGGGACACAAGTGATTTTTGATCCTGAGTATAATCTTCAAATTATTTTGCTTACTAATAAGCAAAATAACGGCCCACTTGAAAGTGGCTCTTACCCAAGTACTGGAGGGCTATCCAAACAAGTCGTAAACATTGTATATGAATCGATTCAATAA
- a CDS encoding phosphopentomutase, with protein sequence MGRMIVLVLDSFGIGAMDDCIEYEPGDCRANTYKHIRETVPLSIPTMYSLGLNQLVDGSGETNGAYGRSRLAHHGADTYMGHQEIAGSLPKRSAKRLMKDVHQDITANLLRENFKVDYPWEGRPVLLIDETILVADNIESTPGNIINVTADLSKVSFDHALKVGNVVRNSVDTSRVITLGGPHTSIDHLISVVKEGQPGQWGVDSPNAGVYGEDYHVRHLGYGVHVEKQFQKLAEQQLPVYRIGKTADVLEGKDLDYSIVNTAEVLHQLKETFLKERHAAFLVNVQETDLAGHAQNTRWYASLLEEVDVWLSDFIRLLEENDILIVTADHGNDPTIGHSKHTREYTPLMITGPNVKPVSIGTRETMADIGATLSDYFHIEQPEAGTSFLNEILKK encoded by the coding sequence ATGGGACGAATGATTGTGCTCGTTCTAGATAGTTTTGGCATTGGTGCAATGGATGATTGTATTGAATATGAACCCGGGGATTGTAGGGCAAATACGTACAAACACATTCGAGAAACAGTGCCGCTATCTATTCCGACAATGTATTCACTTGGTTTGAATCAGCTTGTTGACGGAAGTGGAGAAACAAATGGGGCTTACGGACGTTCCAGGCTCGCGCACCATGGTGCTGACACTTACATGGGGCATCAGGAGATTGCTGGAAGTCTACCAAAACGATCAGCCAAGCGCTTGATGAAAGACGTACACCAAGATATAACTGCAAATCTTTTAAGGGAAAATTTTAAAGTAGACTATCCATGGGAAGGTCGCCCAGTATTGTTGATTGATGAGACCATACTAGTAGCTGATAACATTGAATCTACGCCAGGAAATATTATTAATGTGACCGCCGACCTTTCGAAGGTATCCTTCGATCACGCTTTAAAGGTTGGAAACGTAGTAAGAAACTCGGTTGATACGAGCAGGGTTATTACATTGGGAGGTCCCCATACGTCAATTGACCATCTTATTTCAGTTGTGAAAGAAGGACAACCAGGGCAATGGGGGGTGGATAGTCCAAATGCGGGCGTGTATGGAGAAGACTACCATGTTCGCCATCTTGGATATGGAGTTCATGTCGAAAAGCAATTCCAGAAGCTTGCGGAACAGCAGTTACCAGTTTATCGAATTGGAAAAACAGCAGATGTTCTCGAAGGGAAAGATCTTGATTATTCTATTGTGAACACAGCAGAAGTACTTCATCAATTAAAGGAAACTTTTCTAAAAGAACGTCATGCTGCTTTCCTAGTAAATGTGCAGGAAACGGATCTTGCAGGCCATGCTCAGAATACAAGGTGGTATGCATCACTACTCGAGGAAGTGGATGTTTGGCTTAGTGACTTTATTCGGCTTCTTGAAGAAAATGATATCTTGATCGTAACGGCAGATCACGGGAATGATCCAACGATCGGGCATTCAAAACATACGAGGGAATATACTCCTCTGATGATTACTGGCCCGAATGTAAAACCAGTGTCAATTGGGACAAGAGAAACGATGGCAGACATAGGAGCAACGTTGAGTGACTACTTTCACATAGAGCAACCTGAGGCAGGGACAAGCTTTCTAAATGAAATTCTGAAGAAATAA
- a CDS encoding YhfX family PLP-dependent enzyme — protein sequence MFLTLTKKRNPELIRTGVELHQAGVIPPNTYVIDLDTVADNVTSMARAARENDFTLYFMSKQLGRIGELGKWIADHGIKQAVAVEFEEARKLHQAGIALGNVGHLVQPGKHQWGDILEFQPEVVTVFSIERARQVSGAAIKLGKKQDVILRVICESDTIYPGQWGGFALDQLKETVPDLHKLPGIDVVGVTSFPLLLMDKERKELTFTKNLKTILSAKEILEESGFSIQQVNGPSATSTETIPMLKQAGITHGEPGHALTGTTPLHAVRSLPEKPAIIYVSEVSHEDTDHVYVLGGGFYERGNLTGAYVGQTAETIFDTFLKGKSLPSEYIDYYGRLERGDPVAIGDTAIFAFRTQVFVTRANVALVRGLHSGYPEIVHFERRG from the coding sequence TTGTTTCTTACGCTTACAAAGAAGAGGAATCCAGAACTTATTAGAACAGGAGTAGAACTGCATCAAGCTGGTGTCATTCCACCGAATACGTACGTCATCGATCTTGACACGGTCGCTGACAACGTAACGAGTATGGCGCGCGCAGCCAGGGAGAATGATTTCACTTTGTATTTTATGAGTAAACAGCTCGGGCGAATAGGTGAGCTCGGTAAATGGATCGCTGATCATGGGATCAAACAAGCGGTTGCTGTAGAATTTGAAGAAGCTCGTAAACTTCATCAAGCAGGGATTGCTCTTGGGAATGTTGGCCATCTTGTGCAACCGGGGAAACACCAGTGGGGTGACATTCTCGAGTTTCAACCTGAAGTTGTTACTGTGTTCTCCATTGAACGTGCCAGGCAAGTGTCTGGTGCAGCTATTAAACTTGGAAAGAAACAGGATGTCATCCTTCGGGTGATCTGTGAATCGGATACCATTTATCCTGGACAGTGGGGAGGGTTTGCGCTAGATCAGCTTAAGGAAACTGTACCTGATCTTCATAAACTCCCTGGCATTGATGTAGTGGGCGTTACGTCATTTCCACTTCTATTAATGGATAAGGAGCGGAAAGAGCTTACGTTTACAAAAAACTTAAAAACGATCCTTTCTGCAAAAGAAATACTTGAAGAATCGGGATTTAGCATTCAGCAGGTTAATGGTCCGAGTGCAACGAGTACAGAAACCATACCGATGTTGAAGCAGGCTGGGATTACCCATGGAGAGCCAGGGCACGCCCTAACTGGTACCACTCCGCTCCATGCAGTGCGTTCACTTCCAGAAAAGCCAGCCATTATCTATGTATCTGAAGTCTCTCATGAGGATACAGACCATGTTTATGTGCTTGGAGGAGGATTCTACGAACGTGGGAATTTGACGGGTGCCTATGTTGGACAGACAGCTGAAACGATTTTTGACACGTTTTTAAAAGGGAAATCACTACCCTCTGAATACATCGATTATTATGGGAGACTTGAGCGGGGAGATCCTGTTGCTATAGGTGATACGGCTATCTTTGCCTTTCGAACACAGGTGTTTGTGACACGAGCGAACGTGGCGCTTGTACGTGGTTTACATTCTGGTTATCCAGAGATCGTGCATTTCGAAAGGAGAGGATAG
- a CDS encoding aminotransferase class V-fold PLP-dependent enzyme gives MKYAESVLPQMSIEEATIKQFELVECMTREFTDNEMFLDGDRGVNPIYKRPRTTAKVENVLANMFGAEQAALVRGSGTGAIRSLLSALLKPGDSIIIHTAPIYMTTKETIRMLGLRTETVDYNDLEALTKSVAHSDANVFYIQHARQQPNDTYRLKEVIHTVKTVRPEMIVAVDDNYCALKMPEIGVELGADYSTFSGFKLLGPEGVGIILGDKAIDTIQQRNYSGGSQVQGPEAMELLRSIPFAPVSLAIQSQQVDLLCELLNKGSVAGVKEAYITNSQSKNVIVELKEPIAQGVIERSKAFGAATYPVGAESRFELVPMIYRVSGSFLESTPDLLHYGLRINPMKAGAETVIRILRKVMQAE, from the coding sequence ATGAAGTATGCTGAATCTGTTTTACCTCAAATGTCGATTGAAGAAGCAACGATTAAGCAATTTGAATTAGTCGAGTGTATGACTCGTGAATTTACTGATAACGAGATGTTCCTAGATGGAGATCGAGGCGTAAATCCCATATATAAGCGACCAAGAACAACGGCTAAAGTTGAAAATGTTCTAGCCAACATGTTTGGCGCTGAACAAGCCGCACTTGTAAGAGGATCAGGTACAGGAGCGATACGTTCGTTACTAAGTGCCCTACTAAAACCTGGAGATTCAATCATCATCCATACAGCACCGATCTACATGACGACTAAAGAAACGATTCGTATGCTCGGGTTACGAACAGAAACAGTCGATTACAATGATTTAGAAGCTTTGACAAAATCAGTTGCTCATTCAGATGCGAATGTTTTCTATATTCAACATGCAAGACAACAGCCCAATGACACGTATCGTCTTAAAGAAGTCATTCATACGGTGAAAACGGTCAGGCCAGAGATGATCGTGGCTGTGGATGATAACTATTGTGCGCTAAAAATGCCAGAAATAGGTGTTGAGCTTGGAGCAGATTATTCTACCTTTTCTGGATTTAAATTACTCGGTCCTGAAGGTGTTGGAATCATTCTCGGGGATAAAGCTATCGACACGATCCAACAGCGAAATTACTCTGGGGGTAGTCAGGTGCAGGGACCAGAAGCAATGGAGTTACTTCGTTCCATCCCATTCGCACCCGTCTCCCTGGCGATCCAAAGCCAGCAAGTAGATCTCTTATGTGAGCTTTTAAATAAAGGTTCAGTAGCGGGGGTTAAAGAGGCTTACATTACAAATTCCCAATCAAAGAATGTCATTGTTGAGCTCAAGGAACCAATTGCTCAGGGAGTAATTGAGCGAAGTAAGGCATTTGGTGCTGCAACCTATCCAGTGGGTGCCGAATCTCGTTTTGAACTGGTTCCAATGATTTATCGCGTCTCTGGTAGTTTCCTAGAGAGTACGCCTGATCTACTTCATTACGGTTTACGAATCAACCCAATGAAAGCAGGGGCAGAAACCGTCATTCGTATTCTCAGGAAAGTCATGCAAGCAGAATGA